The stretch of DNA CGACGCGCACAGGAAGATGACGCGCGCGAAGTACTCGGACGTCTCGTTCGTCTGCGCGTCGCGGATGCGCACGCCGGTCGCCCGCCGCGTCTTCGGGTCGTAGACCAGCTCGGTGACGATGGAGAAGGGACGCAGCGTGAGCCTGCCGGTGGCGTAGGCCGCCGGCAGCGTCGCCGAATTGCTGCTGAAGTAAGCGCCGAACGGGCAGCCGCGAATGCACCGGTTGCGGTACATGCACGTGCCGCGGCCGTTGTGCGGCTGCGTCAGGTTCGCGGTGCGCCCGATGATCATGGCGCGGCCGCCGAAGGACTTCGCGATGCGCCCCTTGACCTGTTCCTCGAGGCAGTTCATCTGCATCGGCGGCAGGAACTGGCCGTCGGGCAGCTGCGGCAGCCCGTCGCGGCTGCCGCTGATGCCGGCGAACCGCTCGACGTAGTCGTACCACGGGCTGAGGTCCTTGTAGCGGATCGGCCAGTCGACGCCGTGGCCGTCGTGGGCGTTGGCCTCGAAGTCGAGATCGCTCCAGCGATACGACTGCCGGCCCCACAACAGGGAGCGGCCGCCGACGTGATAACCGCGCATCCAGTCGAAGCGCTGCACTTCGGAGTACGGGTTCTCGACGTCGTTGACGAACCAGTGCGCCGAGGCCGGGTGCGTCGTGTACCCGGTGCGCGCCTGCTTCTCCTGTTGCGCGAGATCCGCCGTCGAGAGGCGGTTGCGGCCGGCGAACTCCCAGCTCTCCTTCATCGCCGTCGGATAGTCGCCGTGCTTGACGTCGCGGCCGCGCTCGAGCACGAGCGTGCGGAGCCCCTTCTCGGTGAGCTCCTTGGCCGCCCATCCGCCGCTGATGCCCGACCCGACGACGATCGCGTCGTAGGTGCGTTCCGCCGTGCCGCGTCCCTGGACGAACACTACCGTTCGCTCGAGGGAGGGACGATGTTCTTGAGGCGCATGTAGGTCACGAGATTGCCGTAATGCTCCCACATGTGGCTGTTGGTGAAGGCGAGCATGCCCAGCCGCGTCTGCTTCTGACCGAAGAAGTCGACCTGGGTCGTCGCGTTGGCGTCGTTCGTGGCGGCAAACACCTGATCGCAGGCGGCGTACGACGCCTTCAGTCCCGCCACCAGATCGGCGCGCGTCGTCTTCTTTTCGTTCGACTGATCGACGACGGTCTTGCCGGTGCCGGCGAGGCCGCACAGCAGGTTGTTGCCGTCGGCGATGTGGCCGAGGAGGGCGCCGAGGCTTCGGACGTCCGGCGTCGGCTTGAACGCATACAGATCCTCGGGAACCTTCTCCGCCGTGCGCAGCACGAACGATCGGATCGTTTCGGCCTGGGTCTTCAGGATGGCGACGTGCGGCGCCACGCCCCCGCCTGGCGTCTGTGCACCCACCGTCGCCGTCGTCATCGCCATTCCCAGCACAAGCGCCATGGCTCGTTTCATCGTGGTCGCTCCTTGCGTCAGAAATCGGAGGATACCGGGAGCGGCGCCGGATGGCAATGGGACCCGATCAGGCGTAATTGAACGGCAGGCCGTCCGGCACGGTCGTCCCTGCCGCCGCCCATCGCCGCTGATCCACGGTCGCCCGGCGGAAGTATGCCGAGACCCGCGCGGCCAGCTCACCCGAGAGTCCGATGTCGGCGACAGCCAGGTCGAACGCCTTCAGGCACGCCTCGTCGAGCTCGACGTGCTCGCCGTTGCAGGCGTGGATCCGCTGGACCGAGCTTTCGTCGCCGTATCCGGAGGTGTAGAGCGCCGGGCCGCCGAACGCCTCGGACAGGTACGCCGCCAGCCGTTCCTCGTGGCGCGGATGGGTTCCGTGTTCGAACGGATGCCACGCGAGCGGATCCTGCTGCAGGCGCGCCTGCCAGGCCCGGCACAACGCGAAGATCCGGTCGAAGCCGCCGACATCCTGGTACAGGCTCATGAACGACATCCTACTCTGCCGGCCGTGCCGTTATACTCACGCGGAGATTCGCTGAGGGAGGCCGATGGAGACGGATCGACGATCTTTTCTTGGTGCAGCGGCGGGCACTCTGGTGGCCGGCGCCGGACGGCTGCGGAGCACGGGGGCGGCGCAGCCGCCCCCCTCGCCCGTGACGTTTCCCGGCATCGCCAATCCACTGGAGGGCGCGGTCGAGGTCATCGCGGCCGGCTACATCTGGACGGAAGGTCCGGTGTGGGTCGGCGGCGAGCAAGGGCATCTGCTCTTCTCGGACGTGCCCGGCAACGCCATCTACAGCTGGGACGGCAAGCGGACGACGGCATTCCTGGCGCCGTCCGGCTATCAAGGCTTCCCGATCCCCGCCACGATCCGCGAGGCCGGCTCGAACGGCCTGGCGCTGGGCCGCGGCGGATTGCTGATCGCCGACAGCGGCACTCGGGCCCTGGCGCGCGTGGACCTGGCCACGCGTCAGAAGACGGTGTTCGCCCAGTCGTACCAAGGCAAGCGCTTCAACAGCCCGAACGATCTCGTGCTCGCGCGCGACGGTTCCGTCTACTTCACCGATCCGCCCTACGGGCTGACCGACGTGCAGAAGTCGCCGCTGCGCGAGCTGACCTTCACCGGCGTCTTCCGCGTGACGCCCGACAACCAGGTGCACCTGATTGCCGACAACCTGTTTCCGAACGGGATCGCGTTGTCGCCGGACAACCGCACGCTCTATTCGACCGACAATTCGGGCTGGGTGGCGATCGATCTCGATGCCTCGGGCAAGCCCACGGGGCAGCGGCCGTTCGTCCCCAGCGAACGCGTCGGCGGCGCGCGGGGTGACGGCATGAAGGCGGATTCGGCCGGCAACATCTGGGCGAGCGGCCGCGGCGGCATCTACGTCTTCTCACCGAAGGGGGAACACATCGGCTTTGCGCCGATCGCCGGTCGCGTGTCGAACTGTGCGTTCGGACCGGGGCGGTATCTCTACGTCACCAACGACACGCAGGTCGTGCGCGGCCGCATTCGCGCCGATTTTCCCGGAGGGTCGCCGATCCAGTACTGACCGCTGCTGACCGCCGTCACCGGTCGCGCCCGGCCGCTCACTCGGTGCTCCCCATCGCGCGGACGCACTTCCAGCTGCGGTAACCCCATTCGACCGCCCAGCCGTCCCAGAACGTCACGTCTCTGATCTCGCCTGCTTTCCGATTCGGCTTGATCGCGGACGCGGCGCTGAGCAGAATGCCTGCTCACGACGGCGGACCTTTCCACTCTCCAGGGAGGCCACATGCCAGCCAATCCGTTCGACCTCGATAGACGGCAGTTCTTCAAACGCTCCGCGCTTGCGGCCGGCGCCACGACGCTCGGCGGCGGCATCTTCGACGCGCTCGTCGCACGATCCGCGCATGCGGCGGGTGCCGGGGGCGGCCGCGGCGTCGGGTACGGTCCCCTGCGCCCGGCCGGCGACGATCTGTCGCTGCCTCCCGGATTCCAGTACCGCGTGATCAGCAACGAAGGGGACTTGATGGACGACGGGTTTCCCGCGCCCAAGGCCATGGACGGGATGGCAGCGTTCCCGCTGCCGAACGGCAACGTGCTGCTGATCCGCAATCACGAAGACAACGAGGCTCCCAGCCGTCTTCGTCCGCGGCCGTCTGGCAGCACGTCGACGACGGCCGGCATCCTGAACGGACTGCTGAACACGCACTACGGACCGCGCTCGTACGCCTACGATGCGTTCGCGGGCGGAGGTACGACGTCGATCGAAGTGGAGCCGCACGGCCAGCGGCGCGTCGTCGCGCAGCACTGGAGCCTCGTCGGGACGCTGCGGAATTGTGCCGGCGGCCCCACGCCCTGGGGCAGCTGGCTGTCGTGCGAGGAAACGCTGGAATCAGCGTCCGCGACGGGCTTTGCGCAGAATCACGGCTACATCTTCGAAGTGCCGATGGCGACGGCAGCGGGCGCGCCGGCTCCCGCCGTGCCGCTGAAGCACCTCGGGCGCTTCGCTCACGAAGCGGTTGCCGTCGACCCGGCCACGGGAATCGTCTACGAGACGGAGGATCAAGGCGACGTCTCGGGTTTCTACCGGTTCGTGCCGGCGACGAAGCCCACGAAGCCGGGCGATCTGGCGGCGACCAGCGGCGCCTTCGAGATGATGAGGATCGCGGGGCAATCACAATACGAGATCGCGATCAATCAAACGATCGGCGTGCCGCTCCCCGTCGCGTGGGTGCCGATCGGCAACCCCGATCCGGTGCCGGCCGGCGCAACCATCGACGGGGCGGCGGGGTCGGCAGTCTTCGCGCAGGGGTTCGCCGCCGGCGGTGTGCGCTTCCGGCGGCTGGAAGGATGCTGGTACGACAGGGGGCAGATCTTCTTCGTCTCGACGAACGGGGGCAACATGGGACTCGGGCAGGTGTTCGCCTACGACCCCGCCGCCGAGACGCTGACGCTCGTCGCCGAGTCGCCGGGCGTCGACGTCTTCGACGGGCCCGACAACATCTGCAGCACGCCGCACGGCGGATTGCTGGTGTGCGAGGACGCGGGGGCCGCGCAGTACCTGCGGGGGATCTCGCCGGCCGGCGAGATCTTCGATTTCGCGAGAAACCTGCGCAACACGATCGAGTTCGCGGGCGCCTGCTTCAGCCCGGACGGGCAAACGCTGTTCGTGAATCTGTACGGCCGCGCGACGGTGCGCACGGTGACGCCGTACAAGGCGCCGCTGCAGATCGTGGTCGGACCGGAGCAATTCGAGCGGGCGGCCACGGTCGCGATCTGGGGGCCGTGGACCGCAGGTCCGCTCTAAAGACGCGGGAGCGATGATGGGAGGGCGAGGCGCGTGGCGCGATTTCAGAGAGCCACGGTCACGCGAGCGTTCCGACACTCCGGAGCGCACTGTGGACCATTGGGCCGGCTGACGTCGTACACCGGCTGCCTCGTCACTTCCGTCGTCCGCGCCGGCGTCGTCACGCGAATGATGACGGTCGCGGGCGTGAAATCGGAGAAGGACACGAAACAGGTGCCGGTCGCCGAGGTGCAGGTCGAGCTTCTCGACGAGCCATCAGGAGCGCTGACGACAACCGTCACCGGACTCTGCGCCGGCGCACCGGTCACCTCCACGAGCAGGCCCGTACAGCCGATCAGCGTGCAGCTTGGCCCGACGGCGCCGCACCCCGAGGCCACGGCGCCGGCGAGCAGCAGCGCGATCGCCGAAACTGTGCGAGGGATCGTCACGGGTCGAATTCTAGCAGGTCGTTGCGGGCCGTGGTGTATCGCAGCCG from Vicinamibacterales bacterium encodes:
- a CDS encoding alkaline phosphatase PhoX, whose translation is MPANPFDLDRRQFFKRSALAAGATTLGGGIFDALVARSAHAAGAGGGRGVGYGPLRPAGDDLSLPPGFQYRVISNEGDLMDDGFPAPKAMDGMAAFPLPNGNVLLIRNHEDNEAPSRLRPRPSGSTSTTAGILNGLLNTHYGPRSYAYDAFAGGGTTSIEVEPHGQRRVVAQHWSLVGTLRNCAGGPTPWGSWLSCEETLESASATGFAQNHGYIFEVPMATAAGAPAPAVPLKHLGRFAHEAVAVDPATGIVYETEDQGDVSGFYRFVPATKPTKPGDLAATSGAFEMMRIAGQSQYEIAINQTIGVPLPVAWVPIGNPDPVPAGATIDGAAGSAVFAQGFAAGGVRFRRLEGCWYDRGQIFFVSTNGGNMGLGQVFAYDPAAETLTLVAESPGVDVFDGPDNICSTPHGGLLVCEDAGAAQYLRGISPAGEIFDFARNLRNTIEFAGACFSPDGQTLFVNLYGRATVRTVTPYKAPLQIVVGPEQFERAATVAIWGPWTAGPL
- a CDS encoding SMP-30/gluconolactonase/LRE family protein, translating into MAGAGRLRSTGAAQPPPSPVTFPGIANPLEGAVEVIAAGYIWTEGPVWVGGEQGHLLFSDVPGNAIYSWDGKRTTAFLAPSGYQGFPIPATIREAGSNGLALGRGGLLIADSGTRALARVDLATRQKTVFAQSYQGKRFNSPNDLVLARDGSVYFTDPPYGLTDVQKSPLRELTFTGVFRVTPDNQVHLIADNLFPNGIALSPDNRTLYSTDNSGWVAIDLDASGKPTGQRPFVPSERVGGARGDGMKADSAGNIWASGRGGIYVFSPKGEHIGFAPIAGRVSNCAFGPGRYLYVTNDTQVVRGRIRADFPGGSPIQY
- a CDS encoding GMC family oxidoreductase, with product MFVQGRGTAERTYDAIVVGSGISGGWAAKELTEKGLRTLVLERGRDVKHGDYPTAMKESWEFAGRNRLSTADLAQQEKQARTGYTTHPASAHWFVNDVENPYSEVQRFDWMRGYHVGGRSLLWGRQSYRWSDLDFEANAHDGHGVDWPIRYKDLSPWYDYVERFAGISGSRDGLPQLPDGQFLPPMQMNCLEEQVKGRIAKSFGGRAMIIGRTANLTQPHNGRGTCMYRNRCIRGCPFGAYFSSNSATLPAAYATGRLTLRPFSIVTELVYDPKTRRATGVRIRDAQTNETSEYFARVIFLCASAIASTFILLNSKSETFPNGFGNESGELGHNLMDHHFKVGANGLSEDFGDRFYKGQRPNGIYIPRFRNLDARSAQKDYVRGFGYQGSASRENWARGIKEMSAFGADLKADLIAPGPWRFGIGSWGECLPYHENRMYLSDTVKDKWGLPTVTFDCGWKTNELNMRKDMMNSAAEMCEAAGLKNVTPFDDVTNSAPGNCIHEMGTARMGRDPKTSVLNGWNQVHSALNVFVTDGACMASASCVNPSLTYMALTARACDRAVSEINRRNL
- a CDS encoding DinB family protein produces the protein MKRAMALVLGMAMTTATVGAQTPGGGVAPHVAILKTQAETIRSFVLRTAEKVPEDLYAFKPTPDVRSLGALLGHIADGNNLLCGLAGTGKTVVDQSNEKKTTRADLVAGLKASYAACDQVFAATNDANATTQVDFFGQKQTRLGMLAFTNSHMWEHYGNLVTYMRLKNIVPPSSER